The Neomonachus schauinslandi chromosome 14, ASM220157v2, whole genome shotgun sequence genomic interval aattaattagtcGTGTTTCTGGATTCTCAATCGTATTCCATTGATTCATAGGTCTACCCTGTTTTCTGTAATACACTATTgaatactgtagctttgtagtcagtttagaaatcaagaagtgtgagaactccaactttgttctcttttataaagattattttattattttttagattttatttatttgacagaaagagagtacaagcagggggaggggcaggcagggggaaagggagaaacaggttccccactgagcagggagtcaaattcggggctcgatcccaggaccctgagatcatgacctgagcagaaggcagacacttaaccgcatgagccacccaggtgccccagattgttttatttttttaagtgatctctccacccaacatggggcttcaattcacaaccctgagattaagagtcacatgccccacaAACTGAACCAGCCAAGCgcccctccaactttgttctttttcagaattgttttggctattctgggtcccttgcatttccatataaattttaggatcagcttgatAATTTCTGCAAAACAGGCAGTTGGGCTTTTGATAGGCATTACATTGCATCTGCAGACAGATTTGGGGAGTACTGTCACCTTAACAATACTgtcttccaggggcacctgggtggctcagatggttgggcatctgcctttggcttgggtcatggtctccaggtcctggaattgagccccatgtcgggctcccagctcagcagggggtttgcttctccctctccctctccctctgcctctccccctgcttgtgctctctctctcaaatgaataaataaaatcttaaaaaatatatatatattggagcacctgggtggctcagtcattaagcaactgccttcggctcaggtcatgatcccagggtcctgggatcgagccccgcgtcaggctccctgctcagcaggaagcctgcttctccctctcccactccccctgcttgtgttccctctctcgctgtgtctctctctgtcaaataaataaaatctttaaaaaaaaaaaagaaaaaaatatatatatattgtcttccagtctatgaacatgggatgtctttccacttatttaggtcttctttactttctttcaatGACATTTAGTAGTTCTCAGTGTCCAagtcttgcatttcttttgttaaatttattctaagCATCCTTTTTCccagcttttttgagatataattgacatattattctaaatgtctttataaatatatatatttttttaagattttatttatttgacagagagagacacagcgagagagggaacacaagcagggggagtgggaaagggagaagcaggcttcccgccgagcagggagcccgacgtggggctcgatcccaggaccctgggaccatgacctgagctgaaggcagacacttaacgactgagccacccaggcacccctaaatatatttattctttttgagacTATGTAAGCagagttattttcttaatttcattctggagattcattgctagtatataggaatacaattgactttggaatttttttccagctgcattgagatataattaacaaaaatgtaaGATATTTAAGGCAGACATCACAATGATTTGATTTACTTAAACACTGTGAAAGGATTCTTCCCATCTAGTtcattaacacatccatcacatcacatatttactttttttgtgtgagaacatttaaggtccactctcttagaaaatttcaattatGTAATACAGTGCTGTCAAATATAGttaccatgttatacattagatcctctgATTTATGTATATTGCTCTTGTATCCTGCACTTTTCCTGGACTTGTTTATTAGTTATTTCATTgggtagattccttaggattttctatacatgagatcatgtcatctgtgactagagatagttttacttcttttccaatttggattccTTTAATTGCATGTCCTTGCCGAATTGCTATGGCTACTACCTCCAGTAAAATGTTGAGtacaagtggtgagagtagacatccttatgttgttcttttttttttttttttaagattttacttatttatttgacagagagagagggaacacaagcagggggagtgggagagggagaagcaggcttcccaccgagcagggagcccgatgcagggcttgatcccaggattctgggatcatgacctgagccaaaggcagacgcttaacgactgagccacctaggcaccccaatatacttatgttgtttttttatcataaaggaaagctttcagtttttcaccattgagtatataAGCCaaaggttgtttgtttttttttaagatttatttatttgacagacacagcgagagaaggaacatgagcagggggagtgggagagagagaagcaggcttcccacagagcagggagccctatgaggggctcaatcccaggaccctgggatcatgaccccaaccgaaggcagacacttaacaactgagccacccaggcgccccgccaaagGTTTTTCATAGCAGGCTGTGGATGTTCCCTTTTATTCCTCATGTGTTGAGtgctttttttctgtatatgttaAGATGATCATGTGCTTTGGTTCTTTATTCTATTAGTATGGCATGTTACATTGCTTGATTTTCCTATGTTaacttgcattcctgggataaattccactggccctttttatatgttgctggattcaatctgctagtattttgttgagaaagtCTGCATCTATATACATAACAGGTAGTAGTCTGTAGTTCTTCTTTCTTGTGATGCCTTTGGCTTTGTAGAATAAGTTAGGAGGTATTCCCTCCTgtgctccccctcctcctcctcttccttcttttttctttttggtgctttAGCTTCACTGCATCTTCATCAGGTTGCTCTTTGTAACTGCCTTGTTCAATGGGGTCCCAGAACTTGGCCCAGTCATATCCCCGAAAATTACAATTCACTGTGTCAACCATGTCTGCCCTCAAATATGTACTCATATATGTGGCGAGAGCCTTCTCTGGATGGATTAAAAGTCAGTTCTCTGAAACACTGCATACCAGCTCTCAGGCCTCCCTCAAGGCCTTGGGGGAGCTTCTGTTACAAACCTGCCCCAGTCTCTTGGGTTGAAAtgcatttttctagatttttgtgGAGGCATCTCAGGACAAGAAACATCTGCTCGGTTATGTTCAGGCAAAGGGGGAGCAAGGTAAGGGAGATGTCATCCCTGTAGGAAGTGGGAGCCCATCTGAAGCTCTTCAAGATAACATCAGCCGAATATCAGAAGGGATCAAGGGGGCTGGCCAAGGCAGAGTGTTCCAAGTGGGACCATCTTGTCTGGGAGTCCACCATCCTGTCGCTAGCTCATTGATCCAGAGTGGCTGCAGGTACCCCTAAaatctgttttggttttgctttgcttGCATGGATTGTCATCATTTTGCTGACAAGTTAACACCATGTCACACCAACTTTTTCActttcaaaaagtagaaagagCAGAAGGACAAAGACCCCTCAGCCCCAGGAATAAGTAAGCCTGAGGGGAATTTGCAATGGCTATATGATGGGACATGGGGACTGTCTGTGGTGTGGGGAGTGGCATGGAGTAGGTGCTCAGCATATGACCTCTCATGGATACCCACAAGTGGGAAGCTGCTGTTGGGGTCCCCCAGGGTTCTCTAAGCCTGACAGGAGCTCCTAGGCCAGGAGGGGCTGTCACTGGCATCTGAAGGGCCCCAGGGGTGCCCTGAGCTGGAAGGCTTTGGATTGCCGCCTTTTAGGACAAGGCTCAGAGCAGCCAGTATGAATTTTTCCAACTCACAGAACACTCCCAAAAGCACCGCGCTCCCTCACCAATGTATGAGAGTGGCTTACCGCCACCTGTACAGGACAGGTCAGGGATTGCCTGGGGCCTCTCAGCCAGACCCCCACCCTCATCTTACCAGAGGTTTGCCTGACTCCCTGCAGCCCCCCAAACGCCCcaatgttgggggaggggaacttGGATGGTGACCAGCTGTGCGGAGGTGAAGAATCAAGGAGGGTTACTGCAGCAGTGGCAAGCGGGTGGGTTCCAGATCCCTCCAGACCCCGTCCTTAAACTTGCCTGCCTCCCAAGGCCACCTCAGTGATCTGGATTAGTCACTTACCTggtggcctgggcttcctcatctgtgaaccAGACACAGTAACAGCACTTCCCTAGATCTGGGAAACGTTCAGGTCTCCGTCGCGTGAGGTATGGGTACGGTGGGCGATCTGGGTGCTTGTGTGACAGCGAGGTGGGTGGGGCCTCGCGCTGGCTCCGGCGCAGAAGGGCTGGGGGCGGGCTCTGCGCGCGGGCGATGTCAGCCAGGCAGCGCAGCCACAGCGTGCGCAGCGGCGGCCGCAGTGACAGCAGGTGAGTCTCAGCGACTCCTGCAGGGACATGCTTCAGCCGGAGAGGAGGCAAAGCCTCGGATCCCCGGCCGGGGGGTGGCGGTGACGGTGGCGGCGGTGGCCTGTCGGGGCGGGGGCAGGGCACGGAGCTTTGGCTTCGGGGTGCCGGGCCAAGAGCGCCCCGCCTCCTGGCCACCGGGTACGCAGATACCCAAGGCCCTGGGgcggtgtgtgcgtgtgtgcgtgtgtgtgtggtggtgagTGCCACTGTCTGAGGCCAGGTGGCCACCTGGTTCACGCCCAGGGCAGCAGAGCCCCTCCTGTTCCGGGTCCTGGAGGCCTGGCCCAGCTCCCGGGAAGCCTGGGGTTTCCACCTTGCTCTTGGATGCCAGACCAAGGAGCATTTCCCAACCGCGCTTCCTGGAGCTGCACCCTTTTCACCCTCAGCTaccacccccccttccccagaagCGCCCAGGTCCAGCTGCACAAGGCTCCCTCACCTGCCCAGAGGCAGACAGGATTCCCATTCTTCCCTGTGACCTCCTGCCCACTCCTGACTGATCCCAGCCCTCAGGCAAAGCTAGCTATGCAGGCACTTGGGTCCCCAGGGGGATAAACAGAGCAGACTGAAGCCTGGTCAATACCTGGTTGGGCAACCTGTCATTCCCCTCTGGCCCCGGTAGGTGCTGGCAGCTGGCGTGGTGCTCCTCTCAGTTGCCCATCATGGTCAGGGGGctgcccagccctgccagccTGGCACGCTTCTGCCAGAGGCTGAACCGGCTGAAGCCACTGGAGGAGTCTACCATGGAGACGTCACTGCGGCGCTGCCTGTCCACGCTGGACCTGACCCTGCTGGGCGTGGGTGGCATGGTGGGCTCCGGCCTCTATGTGCTCACAGGCACTGTGGCAAAGGAGATGGCCGGCCCTGCGGTGCTCTTGTCCTTCGCGGTGGCCGCCGTGGCCTCCCTGCTGTCAGCCCTGTGCTATGCAGAGTTTGGGGCCCGGTTGCCCCGCACGGGCTCTGCCTACCTGTTCACCTATGTGTCCATGGGTGAGCTGTGGGCCTTCCTCATCGGCTGGAACGTGCTGCTCGAGTACCTCATTGGTGGTGCAGCTGTGGCCCGTGCCTGGAGTGGCTACCTGGACTCCATGTTCAACCACCGCATCCACAACTTCACCCAGGCCCACATTGGAACCTGGCAGGTGCCGCTGCTGGCCCACTACCCAGACTTCCTGGCTGCTGGGATCATACTTCTGGCCTCCGCCTTCATCTCCTGCGGAGCCCGAGTTTCCTCCTGGCTCAACCACACATTCTCCGTGGTCAGCCTGGTCCTCAtcctcttcatcatcatcctGGGTTTTATCCTGGCCCGCCCGCACAACTGGAGTGCCGAGGAGGGGGGCTTCGCGCCTTTTGGCCTCTCTGGCATCATGGCTGGCACTGCCACCTGTTTCTACGCCTTCGTGGGCTTTGACGTCATTGCCGCCTCCAGCGAGGAGGCCAGGAACCCGAAGCGGGCTGTGCCGATAGCCATTTCCATCTCGCTCGGCCTGGCAGCTGGTGCCTACATCCTCGTCTCCACCGTGCTCACCCTCATGGTGCCGTGGCACAGCCTGAACCCTGACTCCGCACTCGCCGACGCCTTCTACCGGCGGGGCTACAGCTGGGCTGGCTTCATCGTGGCGGCCGGCTCCATCTGCGGTAAGGGGCCTTTCACGCGTGGTGGGAGTGAACAGGGCAGCGGGGCCCTGCCCTAAGCTTCCCGGGGAACACGTCTCCATCTGGGTCTGTTACCAGTTGCATAATGGGTCCAGGGAGGTGCTAATCATTTGACTCTCCACCCAGGCTTGTTGGAAGGGCCCTACTCACTGCCCCCTCCCAATGGTACCTGAAATGTCAGTTCTGAGCGTGCACTTCCAGGTCCTTTCCTGGGAGAAGGACTCAGCCCTCATCAGATTCTCTGATGGGCCTGTCACCTAAACTAGGGTGTCCCATTCCTGGTGGCGGGGGTGGGAGTGGTGGGGTAACAATCCAACACCCCACATATACTCAGGCTCACTCTGAGATCCCAGACAAACTCATGCCCGTGTTCCCAAGTGGTTGTGCATGCCCTGGCTCCCAGCAATGGCCCCTGATGGGCCTCTCCACCATGCTGACCAgtcccccaccctctgccacaGCCATGAACACTGTCCTGCTCAGCAGCCTCTTCTCCCTGCCACGCATCGTCTATGCCATGGCCGTCGATGGGCTCTTCTTCCAGGTGTTTGCCCGAGTGCACCCCCAGACGCAGGTGCCCTTGGCGGGCATCATTGTGTTCGGGGGGCTCATGAGTTTACTGGCGCTGCTGCTGGACCTCGAGGCACTGGTCCAGTTCCTGTCCATTGGCACGCTGCTGGCCTACACTTTCGTGGCCACCAGTATTCTTGTGCTACGCTTCCAGAAGGCCCCTGCATCCAGTTCCCCAGGCCCAGCCAGCCCTGGCTCCAGGGTCAAAGAGTACCACTCTTTCTCAGACCACATACAGCTGGTGGGCACCGAGCAGGCCTCAGGCCCTGAGCCCGGGCAGCTGCGGCCAGCTCTGAGGCCCTACCTGGGCTTCCTAGGTAGGGGCAGCCCTGGAGCTGCTGTGGCTTGGGCACTAAGCATCCTGGTGGCCTCGGCCATCACCCTGGCCTGTGTACTGGTCTTCGGGGACTCGGCCCTGCACCTCCCATACTGGGGCTACATCCTGCTGCTTCTGCTCAGCTCCGTCGCATTTCTGCTCAGCCTCCTCGTCCTGGGGGCCCACCAGCAACAACGCCAGCAAGACACCTTCCAGGTACCTCCCCCAGCCAGTGCCCCCTGGCTCTCAGCCCAGCTAGCTCTCTTTGCCCTTTCCTCCTCTGCTGTGCCAGGATGAACCAGGGTtcacagggtggggggaggcccatacacccatctctctctctttctgcatgGCAACTGGGCTCTTGTTTCCCAAATCTCCAGAGATGGAGAAAGGCTCTGTGGACTCTTGAGAAATCAGACCCTGAGCCAGCAGACCTtgcctgcagcccagcccagcccccgtTCTTGCCCCCTCAGATCCCCATGGTGCCCCTGACTCCAGCCCTGAGCATCCTCCTCAACATCTGCCTCATGCTGAAGCTAAGCTACCTGACTTGGCTGCGCTTCTCCATCTGGCTGCTGATCGGTGAGTGGGGGCCAGGCTTGGGGCCCTGGGTGGGCCACAGGAAGAAGGCAAGCAAGGAGGGCAAGCAGGGCTGGGACCTGGCCCTCAGTCTCTCGCAACTCCTGCAGGCCTTGCCGTGTATTTTGGCTATGGCATCTGGCACAGCAAAGAGAACCAGCGGGAGGTGCCAGAGCTGACCACCACACGCTACGTGGTGTTCCCCAGCACCAGCCTGGAGGAGACGGTACAAACAGTGCAGCccaccagccaggtgcccgcCCGGGAGCCCAGTCCCACAGAGCAGCCCGCCAGTCCATGAATCGAGCTGGAGGCCTGTCCATGcgccttctgccctcccccacatccTCAGGAGCCCAGAGGGGCTGGGAGTCCCTTCTATCTGAGCCAGCTCAGGTTTGCAGGACTGCTCATGCTGAGGGGTCCTCGAGACCTGGGGGCCTTAGCCCAAGTGCCTAGTTTTGGGTTTGGGGGAGTGGGCCATGGCCAGTGCTGGTGGTGGGTGAATATTTTGTCCAGCGCCTTCCTGTTCATGAGCAACTCCAGCTATTTGGGcaggtggggtgggctggggtgggtgaGGGTGGGCGGGGGAGAGGCCCGCAGCCCCCAGATATCCACAATAATAACGTCTTGGCCAGCCACATGCCCTGCTGCTGTGTCCACCATTTCATTCCTTGTGGAGCTGAGTgctttcctgccccccaccccaagaaccAGGGGATTGTCCCCAAACCACAGCAAAGATGCCGAGGTTTGGCAAGAGGGAGGTACCAGCTCTGGGACAACCCTGAATCGGAGACACCACCCGGCCTGGGTCCTGGAGTCCTGCCCTCAGGCTGATGCCCTCTGCCCACTCAGAGGGGAGCTATATACACCCCTACACACACCAGGAGAGGAGGGGTCCACGAAAAGGGCAGAGTCAGGCTCCCCCCACCACAGGCTCCCCACATGTCCCTTGGAGGGGGCAGATCCAGAGAGCAGAACCTGGGCCCCAAAAAGGTCGCCTAGAAAGGgcagtggaggggcgcctgggtggctcagtcgttaagcgtctgcctttcgctcaggtcatgatcccagggtcctgggatcgagccccgcatcgggctccctgctcggtgggaagcctgcttctccctctcccactccccctgcttgtgt includes:
- the SLC7A4 gene encoding cationic amino acid transporter 4; amino-acid sequence: MVRGLPSPASLARFCQRLNRLKPLEESTMETSLRRCLSTLDLTLLGVGGMVGSGLYVLTGTVAKEMAGPAVLLSFAVAAVASLLSALCYAEFGARLPRTGSAYLFTYVSMGELWAFLIGWNVLLEYLIGGAAVARAWSGYLDSMFNHRIHNFTQAHIGTWQVPLLAHYPDFLAAGIILLASAFISCGARVSSWLNHTFSVVSLVLILFIIILGFILARPHNWSAEEGGFAPFGLSGIMAGTATCFYAFVGFDVIAASSEEARNPKRAVPIAISISLGLAAGAYILVSTVLTLMVPWHSLNPDSALADAFYRRGYSWAGFIVAAGSICAMNTVLLSSLFSLPRIVYAMAVDGLFFQVFARVHPQTQVPLAGIIVFGGLMSLLALLLDLEALVQFLSIGTLLAYTFVATSILVLRFQKAPASSSPGPASPGSRVKEYHSFSDHIQLVGTEQASGPEPGQLRPALRPYLGFLGRGSPGAAVAWALSILVASAITLACVLVFGDSALHLPYWGYILLLLLSSVAFLLSLLVLGAHQQQRQQDTFQIPMVPLTPALSILLNICLMLKLSYLTWLRFSIWLLIGLAVYFGYGIWHSKENQREVPELTTTRYVVFPSTSLEETVQTVQPTSQVPAREPSPTEQPASP